The following are from one region of the Methanospirillum hungatei genome:
- the cdhA gene encoding CO dehydrogenase/acetyl-CoA synthase complex subunit alpha — translation MSEAESSTGSLKGLDIQIGKIKGEQWAEIEGPTSFPDHTDLRSWDRILLSRYKPLYLPFCDLCCLCTYGKCDLSGGKRGACGISMEAQQSRIVLLAACIGAATHISHGRHLVNHLIETHGRNTPINVGGTNVDVEAPMIRLVCGIKPKTLADLETVLDYLETQVTELLAAAHTGQESDPLDFESKVFHAGMLDHVGLELADLTQISVFDFPKADPQAELVNLGLGTIDSEKPVILVIGHNVPPAIDIIQYTKEHNLSGTIEVTGICCTAIDLTRYDPDAKIVGPISWQLRYIRSGVPDFIVVDEQCVRADLLIEAGNIQAPLVATSSKNCAGLVDRTDDNPDQIVADLISGAVPGVLILDPKKVGEVAVRAAIQSHEIRKTIKTSKIPTLEELIEYAKFCGGCMECTRACPNETPIPDAMKQAATGDITLLAEIYQSCIGCGRCEDVCIKNIPVHNALVAAARDIVTSEKYTVRAGRGAIQDIEIREVGGPIVLGEIPGVVAFVGCANFPNGVSEVAEMAREFAKRRYISVASGCSAMAIGMYRNEDGQTPYEEFHGRFDAGGIVNVGSCVSNAHISGAAIKIASIFAKRNLRGNYEEIADYVYNRVGAVGIAWGAMSQKAAAIAAGFWRLGIPVIVGPHGAKYRRMLLGRKDNEANWFVYDTRTGEKVQVGPVPEHLFISAETKEEAMVLIAKLCMRPNDTSRGRSMKLTHYIDLHKRLYGIIPDDVHLFIRSSSDIPITMKEELISILKEKGFKDQKIPDPTLLKSQIRSQKGGN, via the coding sequence TTGAGCGAAGCGGAAAGCTCGACTGGATCTTTAAAGGGTCTGGATATACAGATCGGAAAAATTAAAGGAGAACAGTGGGCTGAAATAGAAGGTCCAACTTCATTTCCAGATCATACTGATCTTCGGTCCTGGGATCGGATTCTTCTATCTCGATATAAACCACTTTATCTCCCATTTTGTGATCTCTGCTGTTTATGTACCTATGGAAAGTGTGATCTTTCCGGAGGAAAACGTGGAGCATGTGGGATCAGCATGGAAGCCCAGCAATCTAGGATAGTATTACTGGCTGCCTGCATTGGAGCTGCAACTCATATCAGTCATGGAAGACATCTTGTCAACCATCTTATCGAAACACATGGAAGAAATACCCCCATTAATGTCGGGGGGACAAATGTAGATGTTGAAGCTCCTATGATTCGTCTGGTCTGTGGGATTAAACCTAAAACTCTTGCAGATCTTGAAACGGTTCTGGATTATCTTGAAACCCAGGTCACTGAGCTATTAGCGGCAGCCCATACCGGACAGGAAAGTGATCCACTTGATTTTGAATCAAAGGTATTCCATGCCGGCATGCTTGATCATGTTGGCCTTGAGTTAGCAGATTTAACTCAGATATCAGTCTTTGATTTTCCTAAAGCAGATCCTCAGGCAGAACTGGTCAACCTCGGACTTGGAACCATTGATTCAGAAAAACCGGTTATTCTGGTTATCGGGCATAATGTTCCACCGGCTATAGATATTATCCAATATACAAAAGAACACAATCTTTCAGGAACAATTGAGGTAACTGGTATCTGTTGTACGGCTATCGATCTAACCCGGTATGATCCTGATGCGAAAATTGTTGGCCCGATATCCTGGCAACTTCGTTACATCCGAAGCGGCGTTCCTGACTTTATTGTTGTTGATGAGCAATGTGTCAGGGCTGATCTCTTAATTGAAGCAGGAAATATTCAGGCACCACTTGTAGCAACCAGTTCAAAAAACTGTGCAGGACTGGTTGATAGAACGGATGATAATCCTGATCAGATAGTTGCAGACCTTATATCAGGAGCTGTTCCAGGGGTTCTCATTCTTGATCCGAAGAAAGTGGGAGAAGTAGCCGTCAGGGCTGCAATTCAATCTCATGAAATAAGAAAGACGATAAAAACTTCAAAAATTCCTACATTAGAAGAACTTATCGAATATGCAAAATTCTGTGGCGGATGTATGGAATGCACACGGGCATGTCCAAATGAGACTCCGATTCCGGATGCGATGAAACAGGCAGCCACAGGGGATATCACATTATTGGCTGAGATTTATCAATCCTGTATCGGATGTGGGAGGTGTGAGGATGTATGTATTAAAAACATACCTGTCCATAATGCTCTGGTTGCAGCAGCCCGGGATATTGTTACTTCAGAAAAGTATACCGTTCGTGCTGGCAGAGGAGCCATCCAGGATATTGAGATCAGAGAAGTAGGTGGGCCAATTGTATTAGGAGAGATCCCTGGAGTTGTCGCATTTGTCGGATGTGCAAATTTTCCGAATGGTGTATCAGAAGTTGCTGAAATGGCACGGGAATTTGCAAAACGCAGATATATTTCCGTAGCATCCGGGTGTTCAGCGATGGCTATCGGAATGTATCGAAATGAGGATGGTCAGACACCATATGAAGAATTTCATGGACGATTTGATGCAGGAGGAATTGTCAATGTTGGATCCTGTGTTTCGAATGCACATATATCCGGGGCTGCTATAAAAATTGCTAGTATTTTTGCTAAACGAAATCTCCGGGGGAACTATGAGGAGATTGCAGATTACGTGTATAATCGGGTTGGTGCGGTAGGTATTGCGTGGGGAGCAATGTCTCAAAAAGCCGCTGCAATTGCAGCAGGATTCTGGAGGCTTGGAATTCCAGTAATTGTCGGCCCTCATGGTGCAAAATATCGTCGGATGCTTCTTGGAAGAAAAGATAATGAAGCGAATTGGTTTGTATACGACACACGAACAGGGGAAAAGGTTCAGGTTGGTCCGGTTCCTGAACATCTTTTCATAAGCGCTGAAACCAAGGAAGAGGCGATGGTTCTTATTGCAAAATTGTGTATGAGGCCAAATGACACATCACGGGGAAGATCCATGAAATTGACCCATTATATAGATCTCCATAAACGATTGTATGGAATCATACCCGATGATGTTCATTTGTTTATCCGTTCATCTTCTGATATACCAATTACAATGAAAGAGGAACTCATTTCAATTTTAAAAGAGAAGGGATTTAAAGACCAAAAAATTCCAGATCCGACTCTTCTCAAATCACAAATACGATCTCAGAAAGGGGGCAATTGA
- the cdhB gene encoding CO dehydrogenase/acetyl-CoA synthase complex subunit epsilon — protein sequence MAGQDPWIRAEMGGTKQASIISKPEVLSALMKKANHPIFLIGSESITDNKQSDLLITLIKTLKEKWNVPVISTAHITGTLISRGLVPNASMGSMEIIDRLCDNKWQGLDGKGQYDLVILAGFSYTLGSLLLSGLKQCAWNTKKISLDPKYHPHATWSYGNMKFENWQKEIERFVDIIKTDKKNMEESHV from the coding sequence ATGGCAGGTCAGGATCCATGGATTCGGGCTGAGATGGGTGGGACAAAACAGGCATCAATAATTTCTAAACCTGAAGTTTTATCAGCACTAATGAAAAAAGCCAATCACCCCATTTTTTTAATTGGCTCTGAATCAATTACAGATAATAAACAATCTGACCTTCTTATTACCTTAATAAAAACCCTGAAAGAAAAATGGAACGTTCCAGTTATATCTACTGCTCATATAACAGGTACCCTAATTTCACGAGGACTGGTTCCAAATGCATCGATGGGGAGCATGGAAATTATAGATCGATTATGCGACAATAAGTGGCAAGGTCTTGATGGGAAAGGACAGTATGATCTGGTAATCCTTGCAGGATTTTCTTACACATTAGGATCTCTTTTACTATCCGGACTTAAACAATGTGCCTGGAATACCAAAAAAATCTCTCTGGATCCAAAATATCACCCCCATGCAACATGGTCATATGGTAATATGAAGTTCGAAAACTGGCAAAAGGAGATTGAACGGTTTGTCGATATCATAAAGACAGATAAGAAAAATATGGAGGAATCTCATGTTTGA
- the cdhC gene encoding CO dehydrogenase/CO-methylating acetyl-CoA synthase complex subunit beta, with the protein MFEDIPVEVGLIHEGERIRKEEMRVELGGPKVSEKFELVLVKDNERVVDGSISVIGTDLSALEEGKSYPFGILVEVSGEKLEEDLEGVFERRIHEYLNYIQGVMHLNQRYDIWVRVGKKAFTKGLTSFDQIGRVLISLYKSELPIIEKIQITFFTGGEEFQRYYSLARDRYETRDARARGLLDEEVDTFYGCALCQSFAPSHICVITPQRYANCGAISWFDGRAAARMDPEGPIFPISKGDYLDPEHGEYSGINEHASKRSMGEVNRVWLYSAFGYPHTSCGCFEAIAFYIPEVEGFGIVHRRFAGPTVNGLAFSTLADSTAGGRQVEGFHGISLEYMRSVKFLQADGGWNTIVWIPAEIKDLLAGIIPVEIADAIATEKDALDIDTLKSFLTSHRHPVVSKWIVPVEKEEESPDFSSPVPVMSIGELPLMAGGVKIILKNARIYADRIIIQPAQDYQIKQKGGRHD; encoded by the coding sequence ATGTTTGAAGATATCCCTGTTGAAGTGGGATTAATCCATGAAGGAGAACGTATCCGAAAGGAGGAGATGAGAGTTGAACTTGGGGGACCAAAAGTATCTGAAAAATTTGAACTCGTCCTAGTGAAGGATAATGAACGGGTTGTTGATGGTTCAATATCAGTGATTGGTACCGACCTTTCCGCTTTAGAGGAGGGAAAAAGTTATCCCTTTGGTATCCTTGTTGAAGTATCCGGTGAAAAACTTGAAGAAGACCTTGAAGGAGTTTTTGAGCGAAGAATCCATGAATACCTCAATTATATCCAGGGAGTCATGCATTTAAACCAACGATATGACATCTGGGTACGGGTTGGAAAAAAAGCCTTTACCAAAGGCCTTACCTCTTTTGATCAAATTGGACGTGTATTGATAAGCCTTTATAAAAGTGAACTTCCAATAATAGAAAAAATTCAAATAACCTTTTTTACCGGAGGAGAAGAATTTCAACGGTATTATTCTCTTGCACGGGATCGGTATGAAACCAGGGATGCACGAGCGAGAGGACTCCTGGATGAAGAGGTGGATACCTTTTATGGTTGTGCATTGTGTCAGTCTTTTGCCCCTTCTCATATCTGTGTCATAACTCCCCAGCGGTACGCTAACTGTGGAGCGATCAGTTGGTTTGATGGCCGGGCAGCAGCTCGGATGGATCCTGAAGGTCCGATTTTTCCAATTTCTAAAGGAGATTATCTTGATCCTGAACATGGAGAATATTCAGGAATTAATGAACATGCATCAAAACGTTCCATGGGTGAAGTAAACCGGGTATGGCTTTATTCTGCTTTTGGATATCCACATACCTCATGTGGGTGTTTTGAAGCAATTGCTTTTTACATTCCAGAAGTAGAAGGTTTTGGAATCGTTCATCGACGGTTTGCAGGACCAACAGTAAATGGATTAGCTTTTTCTACTCTTGCGGACTCAACGGCCGGAGGCAGACAGGTCGAAGGGTTTCATGGCATCTCCCTTGAATATATGAGATCTGTGAAATTCTTACAGGCAGATGGAGGATGGAATACTATAGTCTGGATACCTGCAGAGATTAAGGATTTGCTCGCCGGCATTATTCCGGTTGAGATCGCAGATGCAATTGCTACCGAAAAAGATGCTTTGGATATTGATACGCTCAAATCATTTCTTACATCACACCGACATCCGGTTGTATCAAAGTGGATAGTTCCTGTAGAAAAAGAAGAAGAATCACCAGATTTTAGTTCACCTGTTCCGGTAATGTCAATTGGAGAACTTCCCCTGATGGCTGGTGGAGTAAAAATAATCCTGAAAAATGCCAGGATATATGCTGACCGGATTATTATACAGCCGGCTCAAGATTATCAGATAAAACAGAAAGGAGGGCGACATGACTGA